In a genomic window of Telopea speciosissima isolate NSW1024214 ecotype Mountain lineage chromosome 5, Tspe_v1, whole genome shotgun sequence:
- the LOC122660941 gene encoding dnaJ homolog subfamily C member 3 homolog isoform X3: MISEEDEKRKQETSKSSSSWPQDTPYVEREGQEMKVWGILLFGLIGATVTTFAVGQLRRTFDRIYSEERIRRMQSLFNRERNKYKRSYERWRENDPGAYHQHFQRDDWYWTTDTSYKQQRANSRATPQESGNYSLSHHYSVLGLDRWRTTPYTDTEIKRAFRAKAMQYHPDQNRDNKEAAEAKFKEVLMSYEAIKSERKNEKL; the protein is encoded by the exons ATGATATCAGAGGAGGATGAGAAGAGGAAACAGGAGACTAGCAAGAGCAGCAGTTCATGGCCGCAAGACACACCCTACGTAGAAAGGGAAGGACAGGAGATGAAGGTGTGGGGAATTCTCTTGTTCGGCCTGATTGGCGCCACAGTCACCACATTCGCT GTTGGACAACTGCGGAGGACGTTTGACAGGATCTACTCTGAG GAGCGGATAAGGCGTATGCAAAGTTTGTTCAACAGAGAACGAAATAAATATAAGAGGAGCTacgagagatggagagaaaatgACCCCGGGGCATATCATCAACATTTTCAGCGGGATGATTGGTATTGGACGACTGATACATCCTACAAACAACAAAGGGCTAATTCCAGGGCAACCCCCCAAGAGAGTGGAAATTATTCATTATCACATCACTACTCAGTTTTGGGCCTTGACAG GTGGAGAACAACACCGTACACGGACACGGAAATTAAG AGAGCTTTCAGAGCAAAAGCAATGCAGTACCACCCAGATCAAAACCGGGATAATAAAG AGGCTGCTGAGGCGAAGTTCAAAGAGGTGCTTATGTCCTATGAAGCCATCAAatcagaaagaaagaatgagaagCTCTAA
- the LOC122660941 gene encoding dnaJ homolog subfamily C member 7 homolog isoform X1, with protein sequence MISEEDEKRKQETSKSSSSWPQDTPYVEREGQEMKVWGILLFGLIGATVTTFAVGQLRRTFDRIYSELTRSKGTTGGSFRSSFKEEAWKRYNRRLQEDYDEEMERVERIRRMQSLFNRERNKYKRSYERWRENDPGAYHQHFQRDDWYWTTDTSYKQQRANSRATPQESGNYSLSHHYSVLGLDRWRTTPYTDTEIKRAFRAKAMQYHPDQNRDNKEAAEAKFKEVLMSYEAIKSERKNEKL encoded by the exons ATGATATCAGAGGAGGATGAGAAGAGGAAACAGGAGACTAGCAAGAGCAGCAGTTCATGGCCGCAAGACACACCCTACGTAGAAAGGGAAGGACAGGAGATGAAGGTGTGGGGAATTCTCTTGTTCGGCCTGATTGGCGCCACAGTCACCACATTCGCT GTTGGACAACTGCGGAGGACGTTTGACAGGATCTACTCTGAG CTGACCAGGTCGAAGGGTACAACTGGTGGTTCATTTCGTTCAAGTTTCAAGGAGGAAGCATGGAAACGATATAATCGCCGATTGCAAGAGGACTATGACGAGGAAATGGAGAGAGTG GAGCGGATAAGGCGTATGCAAAGTTTGTTCAACAGAGAACGAAATAAATATAAGAGGAGCTacgagagatggagagaaaatgACCCCGGGGCATATCATCAACATTTTCAGCGGGATGATTGGTATTGGACGACTGATACATCCTACAAACAACAAAGGGCTAATTCCAGGGCAACCCCCCAAGAGAGTGGAAATTATTCATTATCACATCACTACTCAGTTTTGGGCCTTGACAG GTGGAGAACAACACCGTACACGGACACGGAAATTAAG AGAGCTTTCAGAGCAAAAGCAATGCAGTACCACCCAGATCAAAACCGGGATAATAAAG AGGCTGCTGAGGCGAAGTTCAAAGAGGTGCTTATGTCCTATGAAGCCATCAAatcagaaagaaagaatgagaagCTCTAA
- the LOC122660941 gene encoding dnaJ homolog subfamily C member 7 homolog isoform X2, with the protein MISEEDEKRKQETSKSSSSWPQDTPYVEREGQEMKVWGILLFGLIGATVTTFALTRSKGTTGGSFRSSFKEEAWKRYNRRLQEDYDEEMERVERIRRMQSLFNRERNKYKRSYERWRENDPGAYHQHFQRDDWYWTTDTSYKQQRANSRATPQESGNYSLSHHYSVLGLDRWRTTPYTDTEIKRAFRAKAMQYHPDQNRDNKEAAEAKFKEVLMSYEAIKSERKNEKL; encoded by the exons ATGATATCAGAGGAGGATGAGAAGAGGAAACAGGAGACTAGCAAGAGCAGCAGTTCATGGCCGCAAGACACACCCTACGTAGAAAGGGAAGGACAGGAGATGAAGGTGTGGGGAATTCTCTTGTTCGGCCTGATTGGCGCCACAGTCACCACATTCGCT CTGACCAGGTCGAAGGGTACAACTGGTGGTTCATTTCGTTCAAGTTTCAAGGAGGAAGCATGGAAACGATATAATCGCCGATTGCAAGAGGACTATGACGAGGAAATGGAGAGAGTG GAGCGGATAAGGCGTATGCAAAGTTTGTTCAACAGAGAACGAAATAAATATAAGAGGAGCTacgagagatggagagaaaatgACCCCGGGGCATATCATCAACATTTTCAGCGGGATGATTGGTATTGGACGACTGATACATCCTACAAACAACAAAGGGCTAATTCCAGGGCAACCCCCCAAGAGAGTGGAAATTATTCATTATCACATCACTACTCAGTTTTGGGCCTTGACAG GTGGAGAACAACACCGTACACGGACACGGAAATTAAG AGAGCTTTCAGAGCAAAAGCAATGCAGTACCACCCAGATCAAAACCGGGATAATAAAG AGGCTGCTGAGGCGAAGTTCAAAGAGGTGCTTATGTCCTATGAAGCCATCAAatcagaaagaaagaatgagaagCTCTAA